A single Dermacentor variabilis isolate Ectoservices chromosome 9, ASM5094787v1, whole genome shotgun sequence DNA region contains:
- the LOC142557454 gene encoding uncharacterized protein LOC142557454 isoform X1, with protein MLNGSSKSRETLKEFLRKRVESHPGISIQKLTGHLSQLPADIRMKYGGNVDSIRRVLEQFPEIFIIRNHDQVHVSTSKASSKQAGTSSSAGGSDDETTTLTGAKGKVYRLFKTYGFISVQHPISTSVYFSLRSFENGQHSSLLSSGLQLGDGVVVDAEVGPNDCEAKFRASRVSRIKGGSAASPSDSSSPAPQTTVFTPLVNRIGAIETLKDEFGFIKLEKEQECAFFHAAEIERYLGTAVPALPEVLAVGDKIRFDADLNKNTTARAKWVVTTIHNIQNVPPCNSGSETEGSEIAPGTIIKRDGLIQMVKPEFGFIKFGTNYRDRAFFHLNNVVMPPRDTIKSLPDVFAINDRVHFEAKPSQKPSEKVKWQATTVWLSEFGSKGDGLDSADESGNEVFLSDDESDIMDLIQERLAADTDSETEDDILGAGSKLPCASSHTIVDGLKQYLQGPVSPDLLPISKDPKHLFNDFHKDDGFSQVPQAVEPSIVIFRGATGFVTNVTDYSATVEVHDQACSVESMKVDFLSSVFYRDGALCTKGLCQVLGKGDAVALDFMVGSNGPHEEVRCDLVWQGLRPEGVIQMSAEEFCRRLKIKVPPVRHRGSLYEDFQREMQEAGHRMSAHPSVSDINPHRRRNNHSPPSFAPTSSEASPSSPSGSIHGDHAMPNGICGKCASSCCQDHGTRTSCAAATGPLGEGCGSGREHADYRTRCSSTSVRRLQHQEDTPNQDGTGGLPRA; from the exons ATGCTCAACGGAAGCAGCAAGTCACGCGAGACACTCAAAGAGTTTCTCCGGAAGCGGGTCGAGTCGCACCCGGGCATCTCCATCCAGAAGCTGACCGGCCACCTGTCGCAGCTTCCCGCCGACATCCGCATGAAGTACGGTGGCAATGTCGATTCCATTCGCAGGGTGCTCGAACAGTTCCCCGAGATCTTCATAATCCGCAACCACGATCAGGTGCATGTCTCGACTTCGAAGGCCTCCAGCAAACAGGCTGGAACGTCGTCGTCTGCCGGGGGTAGTGACGATGAAACCACCACGTTAACTGGCGCGAAAGGAAAAGTGTATCGGCTGTTCAAGACTTACGGGTTCATTTCTGTGCAGCATCCAATTAGCACAAGCGTCTACTTCAGCCTGCGCTCATTTGAAAACGGACAGCATTCGAGTCTACTTTCGTCTGGCCTTCAGCTCGGTGATGGTGTTGTTGTTGATGCCGAGGTGGGTCCCAATGACTGTGAGGCCAAGTTTCGCGCTAGCCGAGTGTCGCGTATTAAGGGTGGAAGCGCAGCTTCGCCGTCTGATTCGTCGTCGCCAGCACCACAGACTACAGTGTTTACACCGCTTGTGAACAGAATTGGTGCCATAGAGACCCTAAAAGATGAGTTTGGTTTTATCAAATTGGAAAAGGAACAGGAATGTGCATTTTTTCATGCGGCCGAAATAGAAAGGTATCTTGGGACAGCTGTGCCTGCGCTGCCAGAAGTGCTGGCAGTCGGGGACAAAATTCGTTTCGATGCCGACCTCAACAAAAACACGACCGCGAGAGCCAAGTGGGTGGTGACTACCATACACAACATACAAAATGTGCCTCCATGCAATTCTGGAAGTGAGACTGAAGGCAGTGAAATCGCTCCAGGCACCATCATCAAGCGAGACGGACTGATACAAATGGTTAAACCTGAGTTTGGCTTCATCAAGTTTGGTACTAACTACCGTGACCGTGCCTTCTTTCACCTCAACAATGTAGTGATGCCTCCACGTGACACAATCAAGAGCCTGCCCGATGTGTTTGCCATCAATGACCGAGTGCACTTTGAAGCCAAGCCGAGCCAGAAGCCTTCTGAGAAGGTCAAGTGGCAGGCAACGACAGTTTGGCTTAGTGAGTTTGGGTCTAAAGGCGATGGCCTTGATTCCGCCGATGAAAGCGGTAATGAGGTCTTCCTCTCGGATGATGAGTCGGACATCATGGACCTGATACAGGAGCGACTGGCTGCTGACACTGACAGTGAGACGGAGGATGACATTCTAGGTGCCGGCTCGAAGCTACCTTGTGCCTCTTCGCACACAATAGTTGATGGACTGAAGCAGTACTTGCAGGGTCCTGTTAGCCCTGATCTGTTGCCAATATCAAAGGACCCGAAACATTTGTTCAACGACTTTCACAAGGATGACGGCTTTAGCCAGGTGCCCCAGGCAGTTGAGCCATCCATTGTCATCTTCCGTGGTGCCACTGGTTTTGTGACAAACGTCACAGACTATAGTGCTACTGTAGAGGTCCATGACCAAGCATGTTCCGTGgagtcgatgaaggtggatttcCTCAGTAGTGTTTTTTATCGTGATGGGGCGCTGTGTACAAAGGGACTATGTCAAGTGCTTGGCAAAGGAGACGCAGTGGCGCTGGACTTCATGGTGGGGAGCAACGGACCGCATGAGGAGGTGCGGTGTGACCTGGTGTGGCAAGGGTTGCGGCCTGAGGGTGTCATTCAGATGAGTGCGGAGGAGTTCTGTCGTCGGCTCAAGATCAAGGTGCCCCCTGTGCGTCACCGAGGGTCCTTGTATGAGGACTTTCAGCGGGAAAT GCAGGAGGCAGGCCACCGCATGTCGGCGCACCCAAGTGTGTCGGACATCAACCCGCACCGGCGAAGAAACAATCACAGTCCACCATCTTTTGCACCAACGTCCAGTGAAGCATCGCCATCATCACCATCGGGGAGCATTCATGGGGACCATGCTATGCCTAATGGCATTTGTG
- the LOC142557454 gene encoding uncharacterized protein LOC142557454 isoform X2 — protein sequence MLNGSSKSRETLKEFLRKRVESHPGISIQKLTGHLSQLPADIRMKYGGNVDSIRRVLEQFPEIFIIRNHDQVHVSTSKASSKQAGTSSSAGGSDDETTTLTGAKGKVYRLFKTYGFISVQHPISTSVYFSLRSFENGQHSSLLSSGLQLGDGVVVDAEVGPNDCEAKFRASRVSRIKGGSAASPSDSSSPAPQTTVFTPLVNRIGAIETLKDEFGFIKLEKEQECAFFHAAEIERYLGTAVPALPEVLAVGDKIRFDADLNKNTTARAKWVVTTIHNIQNVPPCNSGSETEGSEIAPGTIIKRDGLIQMVKPEFGFIKFGTNYRDRAFFHLNNVVMPPRDTIKSLPDVFAINDRVHFEAKPSQKPSEKVKWQATTVWLSEFGSKGDGLDSADESGNEVFLSDDESDIMDLIQERLAADTDSETEDDILGAGSKLPCASSHTIVDGLKQYLQGPVSPDLLPISKDPKHLFNDFHKDDGFSQVPQAVEPSIVIFRGATGFVTNVTDYSATVEVHDQACSVESMKVDFLSSVFYRDGALCTKGLCQVLGKGDAVALDFMVGSNGPHEEVRCDLVWQGLRPEGVIQMSAEEFCRRLKIKVPPVRHRGSLYEDFQREMQEAGHRMSAHPSVSDINPHRRRNNHSPPSFAPTSSEASPSSPSGSIHGDHAMPNGICVGNTLATSSLFSSDISESVLRRVARIMAQELHALQQQDRLAKGAVRDVSTQTTERGVRPLP from the exons ATGCTCAACGGAAGCAGCAAGTCACGCGAGACACTCAAAGAGTTTCTCCGGAAGCGGGTCGAGTCGCACCCGGGCATCTCCATCCAGAAGCTGACCGGCCACCTGTCGCAGCTTCCCGCCGACATCCGCATGAAGTACGGTGGCAATGTCGATTCCATTCGCAGGGTGCTCGAACAGTTCCCCGAGATCTTCATAATCCGCAACCACGATCAGGTGCATGTCTCGACTTCGAAGGCCTCCAGCAAACAGGCTGGAACGTCGTCGTCTGCCGGGGGTAGTGACGATGAAACCACCACGTTAACTGGCGCGAAAGGAAAAGTGTATCGGCTGTTCAAGACTTACGGGTTCATTTCTGTGCAGCATCCAATTAGCACAAGCGTCTACTTCAGCCTGCGCTCATTTGAAAACGGACAGCATTCGAGTCTACTTTCGTCTGGCCTTCAGCTCGGTGATGGTGTTGTTGTTGATGCCGAGGTGGGTCCCAATGACTGTGAGGCCAAGTTTCGCGCTAGCCGAGTGTCGCGTATTAAGGGTGGAAGCGCAGCTTCGCCGTCTGATTCGTCGTCGCCAGCACCACAGACTACAGTGTTTACACCGCTTGTGAACAGAATTGGTGCCATAGAGACCCTAAAAGATGAGTTTGGTTTTATCAAATTGGAAAAGGAACAGGAATGTGCATTTTTTCATGCGGCCGAAATAGAAAGGTATCTTGGGACAGCTGTGCCTGCGCTGCCAGAAGTGCTGGCAGTCGGGGACAAAATTCGTTTCGATGCCGACCTCAACAAAAACACGACCGCGAGAGCCAAGTGGGTGGTGACTACCATACACAACATACAAAATGTGCCTCCATGCAATTCTGGAAGTGAGACTGAAGGCAGTGAAATCGCTCCAGGCACCATCATCAAGCGAGACGGACTGATACAAATGGTTAAACCTGAGTTTGGCTTCATCAAGTTTGGTACTAACTACCGTGACCGTGCCTTCTTTCACCTCAACAATGTAGTGATGCCTCCACGTGACACAATCAAGAGCCTGCCCGATGTGTTTGCCATCAATGACCGAGTGCACTTTGAAGCCAAGCCGAGCCAGAAGCCTTCTGAGAAGGTCAAGTGGCAGGCAACGACAGTTTGGCTTAGTGAGTTTGGGTCTAAAGGCGATGGCCTTGATTCCGCCGATGAAAGCGGTAATGAGGTCTTCCTCTCGGATGATGAGTCGGACATCATGGACCTGATACAGGAGCGACTGGCTGCTGACACTGACAGTGAGACGGAGGATGACATTCTAGGTGCCGGCTCGAAGCTACCTTGTGCCTCTTCGCACACAATAGTTGATGGACTGAAGCAGTACTTGCAGGGTCCTGTTAGCCCTGATCTGTTGCCAATATCAAAGGACCCGAAACATTTGTTCAACGACTTTCACAAGGATGACGGCTTTAGCCAGGTGCCCCAGGCAGTTGAGCCATCCATTGTCATCTTCCGTGGTGCCACTGGTTTTGTGACAAACGTCACAGACTATAGTGCTACTGTAGAGGTCCATGACCAAGCATGTTCCGTGgagtcgatgaaggtggatttcCTCAGTAGTGTTTTTTATCGTGATGGGGCGCTGTGTACAAAGGGACTATGTCAAGTGCTTGGCAAAGGAGACGCAGTGGCGCTGGACTTCATGGTGGGGAGCAACGGACCGCATGAGGAGGTGCGGTGTGACCTGGTGTGGCAAGGGTTGCGGCCTGAGGGTGTCATTCAGATGAGTGCGGAGGAGTTCTGTCGTCGGCTCAAGATCAAGGTGCCCCCTGTGCGTCACCGAGGGTCCTTGTATGAGGACTTTCAGCGGGAAAT GCAGGAGGCAGGCCACCGCATGTCGGCGCACCCAAGTGTGTCGGACATCAACCCGCACCGGCGAAGAAACAATCACAGTCCACCATCTTTTGCACCAACGTCCAGTGAAGCATCGCCATCATCACCATCGGGGAGCATTCATGGGGACCATGCTATGCCTAATGGCATTTGTG TTGGAAATACTCTGGCAACCAGCTCGCTCTTTTCCAGCGACATAAGT